A window of the Megalopta genalis isolate 19385.01 chromosome 2, iyMegGena1_principal, whole genome shotgun sequence genome harbors these coding sequences:
- the MED21 gene encoding mediator complex subunit 21 gives MADRLTQLQDTINQQAEHFCNSVGILQQYSTPSKFPGFDRVGTPQPHQPQEDYAALFATLIARCAKDIDTLIESLPSEESSQELQVASLSRLEQENQEAGEQLEEVVKQGEALLQRIQAALQDIAQSQLDMQDPASTSIVNINLNTTMTFKQENVNSVNTVSSNNSHQMSDPSPSSMNQ, from the exons ATGGCAGACCGTTTAACACAGTTGCAAGACACCATAAAccaa caagcagaacatttttgtaacagTGTAGGTATTTTGCAACAATATTCTACACCTAGTAAATTTCCTGGATTTGATCGTGTGGGAACACCACAACCTCATCAACCTCAAGAAG ATTATGCAGCTCTATTTGCTACTTTAATAGCAAGATGTGCAAAAGATATTGATACTTTGATAGAAAGTTTACCAAGCGAAGAATCATCACAAGAATTGCAGGTTGCAAGTCTCAGTCGTCTTGAACAGGAAAATCAAGAAGCTGGTGAACAGCTAGAAGAGGTTGTAAAACAAGGAGAAGCTCTTTTACAAAGAATTCAGGCTGCTCTACAGGATATTGCTCAAAGTCAATTAGATATGCAGGATCCAGCATCGACATCTATAGTAAATATTAATCTTAACACTACTATGACATTTAAACAAGAAAATGTCAATTCCGTAAATACAGTGTCCTCGAATAATTCACACCAAATGTCTGATCCTTCACCAAGTTCTATGAACCAatga
- the waw gene encoding translation factor waclaw isoform X1, producing MRINKVIYQVWCTQKNYRFLETHSSKFDRKYLHPSRKCYCTKSEDTKECVIPVENIRNFSIIAHVDHGKSTLADRLLEITGAIKKNSGNQILDKLQVEKDRGITVKAQTASLNYTYKETKYLLNLIDTPGHVDFSAEVYRSLVPCQGVILVVDANDGVQAQTVANYYLAAKQKLIIIPVINKIDLKNANPDRVIQQLKTLFDMKEENVLKISAKLGTGVKNILDVIVERIPPPDVFRDKPFRALIFDSWYDRYKGAISLIYVKEGSLSIGDHITSIHNKKSYELKNLSLLRPDEEPVKRLVAGQIGCIACNMRSSKEAFIGDTLHIKNQPVDTLLQFKTPKPMVFSGVYPLDQSQFDAMKTAVEKLTLNDSGVSVTIDHSVALGQGWRIGFLGLLHMEVFMQRLEQEHGVEPIVTIPNVTYKAKISGAKNIKKYGSDEITFNNPAHFPNPQIVTELFEPIILGTIITPETYLGEVLSLCLEKRGVEQLTKDIGNNRIMLQYLMPLNEVIVDFHDLLKSATSGYASFDYEEYGYESSKIVKLNIALNGIIVEELSTIVHANKAVTVGKHLCEKLVNIIPRQMFEISIQAMLNGRVLARDNVKAYRKDVTAKLYGGDVTRRKKLLARQVEGKKKMRMIGKISIPRDTFIKVLKR from the exons aTGAGAATAAATAAAGTTATTTATCAAGTATGGTGTACTCAAAAGAATTATAGGTTTTTAGAAACGCATTCATCAAAATTTGATAG GAAATATCTACATCCCAGTAGAAAATGTTATTGTACCAAGTCGGAAGATACAAAGGAATGTGTAATTCCAGTAGAAAATATACGTAACTTTAGTATTATAGCACATGTTGACCATGGTAAAAGTACACTTGCTGATAGACTTTTAGAAATTACAGgagcaataaaaaaaaattctggGAACCAAATATTAGATAAATTACAAGTTGAAAAAGATCGTGGAATTACTGTCAAGGCCCAAACAGCATCTctaaattatacatataaggAGACTAAGTATCTTCTTAATTTAATAGATACACCTGGTCATGTAGATTTTTCAGCTGAAGTGTATCGTTCTTTAGTTCCTTGTCAAGGAGTTATTTTAGTTGTTGATGCAAATGATGGAGTACAGGCACAAACAGTAGCTAATtactatttagctgcaaaacaaaagCTGATTATAATAccagtaataaataaaatagatctCAAAAATGCCAATCCTGACAGAGTAATACAACAGTTAAAAACGTTGTTTGATATGAAGGAAGAAAATGTCTTAAAAATATCTGCCAAGCTTGGCACTGgagtaaaaaatattttagatgtCATTGTTGAAAGAATTCCACCACCTGATGTGTTTAGAGATAAGCCATTCAGAGCATTAATATTTGATAGTTGGTATGATAGATATAAAGGAGCTATTTCTTTGATATATGTTAAAGAAGGGTCATTGTCAATAGGAGATCATATAACTTCAATACATAATAAAAAGTCTTATGAACTTAAAAATCTATCGCTGTTACGACCCGATGAAGAACCAGTAAAAAGATT AGTTGCAGGTCAAATAGGATGCATTGCATGTAACATGAGATCTTCCAAAGAAGCATTTATTGGTGACACATTACACATAAAAAATCAGCCTGTAGATACCCTTCTGCAATTCAAAACACCAAAACCAATGGTTTTTTCAGGAGTATATCCTCTTGATCAATCACAATTTGATGCAATGAAAACTGCCGTTGAAAAATTAACTCTAAATGACAGTGGTGTGTCTGTTACTATAGACCATAG tGTAGCACTTGGACAAGGCTGGAGAATTGGATTTTTAGGTTTATTACATATGGAAGTTTTTATGCAGCGTTTGGAACAAGAACATGGTGTTGAACCAATCGTCACCATACCTAATGTAACGTATAAAGCAAAAATAAGTGGAGctaaaaacattaaaaagtaTGGTAGCGATGAAATTACATTCAATAATCCAGCACATTTTCCTAACCCACAAATAGTAACTGAATTGTTTGAACCTATTATTTTAGGGACCATTATTACACCAG AGACATACTTAGGTGAAGTATTATCTTTATGTCTTGAAAAACGAGGGGTAGAACAACTAACGAAAGATAttggaaataatagaataatgttACAATATTTAATGCCATTAAATGAAGTTATTGTCGATTTTCATGATTTATTAAAAAGTGCAACCTCTGGATATGCTAGTTTTGATTATGAAGAATATGGATATGAATCTTCAAAAATAGTTAag TtgaatatagctttaaatggaatTATAGTGGAAGAATTAAGCACTATCGTGCATGCCAATAAAGCTGTTACAGTAGGTAAACACCTAtgcgaaaaattagtaaatataatTCCACGGCAGATGTTTGAAATTTCCATTCAAGCCATGCTAAATGGACGTGTTCTTGCAAGGGATAATGTGAAAGCATACAGAAAAGATGTGACTGCGAAATTA TATGGTGGTGATGTCACTAGACGAAAAAAATTATTAGCAAGACAAGTAGAGGGAAAGAAGAAGATGCGAATGATTGGAAAAATTTCTATTCCACGAGATACGTTCATAAAAGTTCTTAAAAGATAA
- the waw gene encoding translation factor waclaw isoform X2, protein MRINKVIYQVWCTQKNYRFLETHSSKFDRKYLHPSRKCYCTKSEDTKECVIPVENIRNFSIIAHVDHGKSTLADRLLEITGAIKKNSGNQILDKLQVEKDRGITVKAQTASLNYTYKETKYLLNLIDTPGHVDFSAEVYRSLVPCQGVILVVDANDGVQAQTVANYYLAAKQKLIIIPVINKIDLKNANPDRVIQQLKTLFDMKEENVLKISAKLGTGVKNILDVIVERIPPPDVFRDKPFRALIFDSWYDRYKGAISLIYVKEGSLSIGDHITSIHNKKSYELKNLSLLRPDEEPVKRLVAGQIGCIACNMRSSKEAFIGVYPLDQSQFDAMKTAVEKLTLNDSGVSVTIDHSVALGQGWRIGFLGLLHMEVFMQRLEQEHGVEPIVTIPNVTYKAKISGAKNIKKYGSDEITFNNPAHFPNPQIVTELFEPIILGTIITPETYLGEVLSLCLEKRGVEQLTKDIGNNRIMLQYLMPLNEVIVDFHDLLKSATSGYASFDYEEYGYESSKIVKLNIALNGIIVEELSTIVHANKAVTVGKHLCEKLVNIIPRQMFEISIQAMLNGRVLARDNVKAYRKDVTAKLYGGDVTRRKKLLARQVEGKKKMRMIGKISIPRDTFIKVLKR, encoded by the exons aTGAGAATAAATAAAGTTATTTATCAAGTATGGTGTACTCAAAAGAATTATAGGTTTTTAGAAACGCATTCATCAAAATTTGATAG GAAATATCTACATCCCAGTAGAAAATGTTATTGTACCAAGTCGGAAGATACAAAGGAATGTGTAATTCCAGTAGAAAATATACGTAACTTTAGTATTATAGCACATGTTGACCATGGTAAAAGTACACTTGCTGATAGACTTTTAGAAATTACAGgagcaataaaaaaaaattctggGAACCAAATATTAGATAAATTACAAGTTGAAAAAGATCGTGGAATTACTGTCAAGGCCCAAACAGCATCTctaaattatacatataaggAGACTAAGTATCTTCTTAATTTAATAGATACACCTGGTCATGTAGATTTTTCAGCTGAAGTGTATCGTTCTTTAGTTCCTTGTCAAGGAGTTATTTTAGTTGTTGATGCAAATGATGGAGTACAGGCACAAACAGTAGCTAATtactatttagctgcaaaacaaaagCTGATTATAATAccagtaataaataaaatagatctCAAAAATGCCAATCCTGACAGAGTAATACAACAGTTAAAAACGTTGTTTGATATGAAGGAAGAAAATGTCTTAAAAATATCTGCCAAGCTTGGCACTGgagtaaaaaatattttagatgtCATTGTTGAAAGAATTCCACCACCTGATGTGTTTAGAGATAAGCCATTCAGAGCATTAATATTTGATAGTTGGTATGATAGATATAAAGGAGCTATTTCTTTGATATATGTTAAAGAAGGGTCATTGTCAATAGGAGATCATATAACTTCAATACATAATAAAAAGTCTTATGAACTTAAAAATCTATCGCTGTTACGACCCGATGAAGAACCAGTAAAAAGATT AGTTGCAGGTCAAATAGGATGCATTGCATGTAACATGAGATCTTCCAAAGAAGCATTTATTG GAGTATATCCTCTTGATCAATCACAATTTGATGCAATGAAAACTGCCGTTGAAAAATTAACTCTAAATGACAGTGGTGTGTCTGTTACTATAGACCATAG tGTAGCACTTGGACAAGGCTGGAGAATTGGATTTTTAGGTTTATTACATATGGAAGTTTTTATGCAGCGTTTGGAACAAGAACATGGTGTTGAACCAATCGTCACCATACCTAATGTAACGTATAAAGCAAAAATAAGTGGAGctaaaaacattaaaaagtaTGGTAGCGATGAAATTACATTCAATAATCCAGCACATTTTCCTAACCCACAAATAGTAACTGAATTGTTTGAACCTATTATTTTAGGGACCATTATTACACCAG AGACATACTTAGGTGAAGTATTATCTTTATGTCTTGAAAAACGAGGGGTAGAACAACTAACGAAAGATAttggaaataatagaataatgttACAATATTTAATGCCATTAAATGAAGTTATTGTCGATTTTCATGATTTATTAAAAAGTGCAACCTCTGGATATGCTAGTTTTGATTATGAAGAATATGGATATGAATCTTCAAAAATAGTTAag TtgaatatagctttaaatggaatTATAGTGGAAGAATTAAGCACTATCGTGCATGCCAATAAAGCTGTTACAGTAGGTAAACACCTAtgcgaaaaattagtaaatataatTCCACGGCAGATGTTTGAAATTTCCATTCAAGCCATGCTAAATGGACGTGTTCTTGCAAGGGATAATGTGAAAGCATACAGAAAAGATGTGACTGCGAAATTA TATGGTGGTGATGTCACTAGACGAAAAAAATTATTAGCAAGACAAGTAGAGGGAAAGAAGAAGATGCGAATGATTGGAAAAATTTCTATTCCACGAGATACGTTCATAAAAGTTCTTAAAAGATAA
- the Pgant7 gene encoding N-acetylgalactosaminyltransferase 7 isoform X2 yields the protein MRIVQLRRNRLFSFVMGGILVLILLYIVISNYSDKPINNFKEYLSDSLKSKQVPVLTKELGNFEDKHVQVKNGPGEGGKPHVLRDDQQNDIQQSESDYGMNMICSNEISLDRSIPDTRMPECKYWNYPEVLPRASVIIVFHNEGWSVLMRTVHSVINRTPPQFLEEILLVDDFSDKDNLKGDLESYIEQWDGKVKLIRNYERLGLIRTRSRGAREAKGEVIVFLDAHCEVNVNWLPPLLAPIAVDRTVMTVPIIDGVDHKTFEYRPVYQEGHLYRGIFEWGMLYKENELPVREQKARPYNSMPYKSPTHAGGLFAINRKYFLSLGAYDEGLLIWGGENFELSFKIWQCGGSILWVPCSHVGHVYRGFMPYTFGKLAQKKKGPLITINYKRVIETWFDDKYKEFFYTREPLAKQLDHGDISEQLAFKKRKKCKSFQWYMENVAYDVFDKFPELPPNLYWGELQNIATDTCLDTMGHSPPSLMATSHCHGFGNNQLD from the exons ATGAGAATTGTGCAGCTAAGGAGAAATCGTCTGTTTAGTTTTGTTATGGGTGGTATATTAGtccttatattattatacattgttaTCAGTAATTATTCTGATAAaccaataaataattttaaagaaTATTTGTCGGACAGTTTGAAAAGTAAAcag gTTCCAGTTTTAACAAAAGAACTTGgaaatttcgaagataaacATGTACAAGTGAAGAATGGACCTGGAGAAGGAGGAAAACCTCATGTCCTCAGAGATGATCAACAGAATGATATTCAACAATCAGAGTCTGACTATGGCATGAATATGATATGTTCTAATGAAATTTCATTAGACAGATCAATTCCTGATACAAGAATGCCAGA ATGCAAATATTGGAATTACCCAGAGGTACTTCCTCGTGCTAGTGTAATAATAGTATTTCATAATGAAGGTTGGTCAGTATTAATGAGAACTGTCCATAGTGTAATAAATCGTACTCCTCCTCAATTTTTGGAAGAAATCCTGCTTGTAGATGATTTTTCTGATAAAG ATAATTTGAAAGGTGATTTGGAATCTTATATAGAACAGTGGGATGGCAAAGTAAAGTTAATAAGAAATTATGAAAGGCTAGGTTTAATAAGAACCAGATCTCGAGGTGCACGGGAAGCTAAGGGTGAAGTTATAGTTTTTTTGGATGCCCACTGTGAAGTCAATGTCAACTGGTTGCCACCTCTGTTAGCCCCAATTGCTGTCGATAG GACTGTGATGACTGTTCCTATAATTGATGGAGTCGATCATAAAACATTTGAATATCGACCTGTATACCAAGAAGGACATTTATACAGAGGAATTTTTGAATGGGGAATGCTTTACAAAGAAAACGAGCTTCCTGTGCGAGAACAAAAAGCACGACCTTATAACAGCATGCCTTACAA GTCTCCTACTCATGCTGGTGGTTTATTCGCAATAAATCGTAAATATTTCTTATCGTTGGGGGCATATGATGAAGGATTACTTATTTGGGGAGGAGAGAACTTtgaattgtcatttaaaatatGGCAATGTGGTGGTAGCATTCTTTGGGTTCCTTGTTCACATGTCGGTCATGTGTATAGAGGATTTATGCCATACACATTTGGTAAATTGGCTCAGAAGAAAAAAGGACCGCTCATAactata AACTACAAAAGAGTTATTGAGACCTGGTTTGATGATAAATACAAAGAATTCTTTTATACAAGAGAACCCCTTGCAAAACAGCTTGACCACGGAGATATATCTGAACAACTGGCTTtcaaaaaacgaaaaaaatgtaaaagttttcAATGGTACATGGAAAATGTAGCTTATGATGTTTTCGATAAATTTCCTGAATTACCGCCTAATCTTTACTGGGGAGAG TTACAAAACATAGCAACTGATACATGTTTGGACACAATGGGTCATTCACCGCCCAGTCTAATGGCTACATCTCATTGTCATGGATTTGGTAATAATCAG TTAGACTGA
- the Pgant7 gene encoding N-acetylgalactosaminyltransferase 7 isoform X1, translating into MRIVQLRRNRLFSFVMGGILVLILLYIVISNYSDKPINNFKEYLSDSLKSKQVPVLTKELGNFEDKHVQVKNGPGEGGKPHVLRDDQQNDIQQSESDYGMNMICSNEISLDRSIPDTRMPECKYWNYPEVLPRASVIIVFHNEGWSVLMRTVHSVINRTPPQFLEEILLVDDFSDKDNLKGDLESYIEQWDGKVKLIRNYERLGLIRTRSRGAREAKGEVIVFLDAHCEVNVNWLPPLLAPIAVDRTVMTVPIIDGVDHKTFEYRPVYQEGHLYRGIFEWGMLYKENELPVREQKARPYNSMPYKSPTHAGGLFAINRKYFLSLGAYDEGLLIWGGENFELSFKIWQCGGSILWVPCSHVGHVYRGFMPYTFGKLAQKKKGPLITINYKRVIETWFDDKYKEFFYTREPLAKQLDHGDISEQLAFKKRKKCKSFQWYMENVAYDVFDKFPELPPNLYWGELQNIATDTCLDTMGHSPPSLMATSHCHGFGNNQLVRLNTKGQLGIGERCVSADGQGIKFVFCRLGTVHGPWQYDEKTKTLLHRLHKKCMALHPQTQQLSLMPCDINNTYQQWSFNEVHPQW; encoded by the exons ATGAGAATTGTGCAGCTAAGGAGAAATCGTCTGTTTAGTTTTGTTATGGGTGGTATATTAGtccttatattattatacattgttaTCAGTAATTATTCTGATAAaccaataaataattttaaagaaTATTTGTCGGACAGTTTGAAAAGTAAAcag gTTCCAGTTTTAACAAAAGAACTTGgaaatttcgaagataaacATGTACAAGTGAAGAATGGACCTGGAGAAGGAGGAAAACCTCATGTCCTCAGAGATGATCAACAGAATGATATTCAACAATCAGAGTCTGACTATGGCATGAATATGATATGTTCTAATGAAATTTCATTAGACAGATCAATTCCTGATACAAGAATGCCAGA ATGCAAATATTGGAATTACCCAGAGGTACTTCCTCGTGCTAGTGTAATAATAGTATTTCATAATGAAGGTTGGTCAGTATTAATGAGAACTGTCCATAGTGTAATAAATCGTACTCCTCCTCAATTTTTGGAAGAAATCCTGCTTGTAGATGATTTTTCTGATAAAG ATAATTTGAAAGGTGATTTGGAATCTTATATAGAACAGTGGGATGGCAAAGTAAAGTTAATAAGAAATTATGAAAGGCTAGGTTTAATAAGAACCAGATCTCGAGGTGCACGGGAAGCTAAGGGTGAAGTTATAGTTTTTTTGGATGCCCACTGTGAAGTCAATGTCAACTGGTTGCCACCTCTGTTAGCCCCAATTGCTGTCGATAG GACTGTGATGACTGTTCCTATAATTGATGGAGTCGATCATAAAACATTTGAATATCGACCTGTATACCAAGAAGGACATTTATACAGAGGAATTTTTGAATGGGGAATGCTTTACAAAGAAAACGAGCTTCCTGTGCGAGAACAAAAAGCACGACCTTATAACAGCATGCCTTACAA GTCTCCTACTCATGCTGGTGGTTTATTCGCAATAAATCGTAAATATTTCTTATCGTTGGGGGCATATGATGAAGGATTACTTATTTGGGGAGGAGAGAACTTtgaattgtcatttaaaatatGGCAATGTGGTGGTAGCATTCTTTGGGTTCCTTGTTCACATGTCGGTCATGTGTATAGAGGATTTATGCCATACACATTTGGTAAATTGGCTCAGAAGAAAAAAGGACCGCTCATAactata AACTACAAAAGAGTTATTGAGACCTGGTTTGATGATAAATACAAAGAATTCTTTTATACAAGAGAACCCCTTGCAAAACAGCTTGACCACGGAGATATATCTGAACAACTGGCTTtcaaaaaacgaaaaaaatgtaaaagttttcAATGGTACATGGAAAATGTAGCTTATGATGTTTTCGATAAATTTCCTGAATTACCGCCTAATCTTTACTGGGGAGAG TTACAAAACATAGCAACTGATACATGTTTGGACACAATGGGTCATTCACCGCCCAGTCTAATGGCTACATCTCATTGTCATGGATTTGGTAATAATCAG TTAGTTAGACTGAATACAAAAGGTCAATTAGGAATAGGAGAACGATGTGTGTCGGCAGACGGGCAAGGAATAAAGTTTGTATTCTGCCGATTAGGAACTGTACATGGCCCATGGCAGTATGATGAA AAAACAAAAACGCTTTTACATAGACTACACAAGAAATGCATGGCACTTCATCCTCAAACACAACAGCTATCTCTAATGCCATGTGACATCAATAATACGTATCAACAGTGGTCTTTCAATGAAGTTCATCCACAATGGTGA
- the AkhR gene encoding adipokinetic hormone receptor has protein sequence MGSQIKISPTTELSNSRTNGSNNVELPIDMRFNEGHVVSIIVYSVLMIVSAMGNTTVLVLITRRKRTSKSRIHTMLMHLAIADLLVTFLMMPLEIGWAVTVSWEAGDAMCRIMAFFRMFGLYLSSFILVCISIDRYYAVMRPLQLWDVDKRGKIMLCFAWVGSIVCSMPQMVVFHLEIHPNISWYSQCVTFNTFPTYTHEITYSLFGMIMMYWFPLIVIIYTYTNILLEICRRSRKSERDKIRRSSMGFLTRAKIRTLKMTVIIVAVFFVCWTPYYVMSLWYWIDRQSAYKVDQRIQKGLFLFACTNSCMNPIVYGVFNIRDRNKASVRPTTLETRITPLSLSLKLLD, from the exons ATGGGAAgccaaataaaaatttctcctacAACAGAATTATCCAATTCAAGAACCAATGGTTCAAACAATGTAGAACTTCCAATTGATATGCGCTTTAATGAGGGTCACGTTGTTAGTATCATTGTTTATAGTGTACTAATGATTGTATCTGCTATGGGAAATACAACAGTGTTAGTTCTAATTACGCGTAGAAAGCGCACATCTAAATCAAGAATACATACAATGCTGATGCATCTTGCAATTGCAGATCTACTT GTTACTTTCTTAATGATGCCTCTTGAAATTGGCTGGGCAGTTACAGTGTCTTGGGAAGCAGGAGATGCAATGTGTCGAATAATGGCCTTCTTCAGAATGTTTGGTCTATACCTATCATCTTTCATTCTAGTTTGCATAAGTATAGACAG ATATTATGCTGTCATGCGACCTCTCCAATTGTGGGATGTTGACAAGAGAGGAAAAATTATGCTATGCTTTGCATGGGTAGGATCAATTGTATGCTCAATGCCACAG ATGGTAGTATTTCATTTGGAAATCCATCCAAATATCTCTTGGTATTCGCAGTGTGTCACATTTAACACTTTTCCTACATACACTCACGAAATCACATATTCTCTTTTTGGTATGATCATGATGTATTGGTTTCCTCTTATCGtgataatatatacatatacaaacaTTTTGTTGGAAATTTGTAGAAGATCAAGAAAAAGTGAACGCG ATAAGATTCGTCGTTCTTCAATGGGTTTTCTAACACGAGCAAAAATAAGAACTCTCAAAATGACGGTAATCATTGTTGCTGTCTTTTTTGTTTGTTGGACACCCTATTACGTTATGAGCCTTTG GTATTGGATTGATAGACAGTCAGCGTACAAAGTTGACCAACGAATCCAAAAAGGTCTCTTTCTTTTTGCATGTACGAACTCTTGCATGAATCCTATTGTTTATGGTGTTTTTAACATAAGAGATCGCAATAAG GCATCTGTACGACCAACCACCTTAGAAACTCGGATAACTCCATTATCTTTGTCACTGAAACTTCTCGACTAA
- the LOC117223491 gene encoding WASH complex subunit 1 — protein MPERIEIGVIPDNLRHEETIVQISEALDELNSAVSYIFDCIDKRLYENSKRLLSVRNRATKLEDQLKYLQTNLNLKAVKMYSAAKYPANHTYKEYEMAIPSKYKDTHEIPKAYKCSVSIKEVPETYLPSNCKTEDGQYVGNNNLQEKLRFYHVRSRMNKEVYIDNNELSFPLHLFSISALLFDSMDNPYNISTKQTGHRVSEKQKIEDAPDSIIQPWLMSEMDSSSSYLYTPTLGEVPQINVPPILPDLPGIVDDEKFILDLNSQSPIAPSSAVTTPTVRLDLPTPTVDEKDSNAKHEQNVPNLPSFANTSSSKDSTENTTVYPPPPPSPFTTSDASSSVSINSENIHKSPMPSMAPPSPPPPPPPPPPPPPPPPPPLPPASGTDATDFETNSEKKKTNEDKNKSTNLDDRSNLMAAIRNAGGIGRAKLRHTGPPEEKGNRWSSASVGGDLMADLHAKLALRRKGIAGSGGSALERMLISIPPPPKPNEATTSDRNSATSEYDSQPDTDDWDEGNEHYGFKYKLT, from the exons ATGCCGGAACGAATTGAAATTG GGGTTATTCCTGATAATTTAAGACACGAAGAAACAATTGTTCAAATATCAGAAGCTCTGGATGAATTAAATTCTGCAGTTTCTTACATATTTGATTGCATTGACAAGAGACTTTATGAAAATAGTAAAAG ATTATTAAGTGTTAGAAATAGGGCTACAAAACTTGAAGATCAACTAAAATATTTGCagacaaatttaaatttaaaagctGTGAAAATGTATTCTGCTGCGAAATATCCAGCTAATCATACATATAAAGAATATGAGATGGCAATACCATCTAAGTATAAAGATACGCATGAAATACCAAAAGCTTACAAATGTTCTGTATCTATAAAAGAAGTGCCTGAAACATACTTGCCTTCTAACTGTAAAACAGAGGATGGCCAGTATGTGGGAAATAATAACTTACAAGAGAAGTTACGATTTTATCACGTGCGCTCCAGGATGAACAAAGAAGTTTACATAGACAATAATGAATTATCATTTCCTCTCCACCTATTTTCAATTAGCGCTCTGCTATTTGATAGTATGGATAACCCTTATAACATATCCACTAAACAGACTGGTCATAGAGTAAGTGAAAAGCAAAAAATTGAAGATGCACCTGATTCAATTATACAACCATGGTTAATGTCAGAAATGGATTCATCTAGTAGTTATCTCTATACTCCAACTTTAGGCGAG GTGCCTCAGATAAATGTACCACCAATACTTCCAGATTTACCTGGTATTGTCGATgatgaaaaattcattttagaCCTTAATTCTCAAAGTCCCATTGCACCATCTTCAGCAGTAACGACACCTACTGTCCGACTAGATCTTCCAACTCCAACTGTTGATGAAAAAGATTCGAATGCAAAGCATGAACAAAATGTTCCAAATTTACCAAGTTTTGCAAATACCAGTTCTTCTAAAGATTCTACTGAAAATACAACAGTATATCCACCACCTCCTCCTTCGCCATTTACCACATCTGATGCCTCTAGCTCAGTTTCTATAAATTCGGAAAATATTCATAAATCACCCATGCCATCAATGGCACCTccatcaccaccaccaccaccaccaccaccaccaccgcctcCACCGCCTCCACCACCACCACTACCACCTGCATCAGGAACTGATGCTACAGACTTTGAAACAAATTCTGAGAAGAAGAAAACCAATGAGGACAAAAATAAATCAACGAACTTAGACGACCGTTCAAACTTAATGGCTGCAATTCGAAATGCAGGTGGTATAGGAAGAGCAAAGTTGAGACATACAGGACCACCAGAAGAAAAAGGAAATCGGTGGTCTTCTGCGTCTGTTGGAGGAGATTTAATGGCTGATTTACACGCGAAGCTAGCCCTTAGAAGAAAAGGAATTGCAGGGTCAGGAGGTAGCGCTTTGGAGAGAATGTTGATCTCAATTCCTCCTCCTCCAAAACCAAATGAAGCAACTACGTCGGATAGAAACTCTGCTACTAGTGAATATGATTCTCAGCCGGATACTGATGATTGGGATGA AGGAAATGAGCactatggcttcaaatacaaattaACTTAG